The Musa acuminata AAA Group cultivar baxijiao chromosome BXJ1-8, Cavendish_Baxijiao_AAA, whole genome shotgun sequence genomic sequence CTCCGTGCGTCTTGCTGGCACTCAGCAGGCACCGCCAGGCCGCTTCCGTCTGCGCCGCCGGCATGCTCTCCATCAGCTCATATGCCTCTCTCAGCTTCCCGGCGCGGGCCATGAGGTCTATCACGCACCCGTAATGCTGAGGGCTGGGCGGGATGCGATGCTCGAGCCTCATGCGATCGAAGCAGCGGAGCCCCTCATCGAGCAGCCCGGCATGACTGCAAGCACTCAGAACTCCGACATAGATGGCCTCGTCTGGTTCGTGGCCTCCGTGGAGCATGTCTGAGAAAACCTGCAGCGCTCTTTCGCCTTCCCCGTGCATCGCCAACCCTGAAATCACGACGCTGTACGTCCACGTGTTCTTCTCGAACATCATCTCGAAGATGGCAATTCCTTTCTCGAGGCATCCGCAGCTGATGTACATATCGATCAACGAAGTCTGCACGACGACATTAAGTCCGGTAAACCTCCTGAGCAAGGAACAGTGGATGCTTCTCCCCGTACCATACGCGCCCAAATTCTTGGATGAGGAGAGGGCACTGACCATGGAGCTCTCGTCAGCCCGCAGGCCTTCTCTCGTCATCATCGCGAAGATCTCCAGGCATTTGCCCCACAACCCCATTCTGGTGTGAGCCGCCGTCAGGGCGCTCCAGGAGACGACGGTCCTGCAGGAGCCCATTTGCTCGAACGCCCTGCAAGATCGTTCGACCTCGCCGCACTTGCCATACATGTTGATCAGACTGTTCTGGACGAAAACGTCGCACTGGAATCCATGCTTCGCTGCATGCCCGTGGATCTGCAATCCTTGTGCAAGAGCTGACAGCTGAGAACATGCCTTGAGCACCAACGGAAACGTGAAATTGTCCGGCTCCACGTCCCTCCGCAGCATTTCCGGGTAAAAGAGGAGTGCTCCCTGTGGATCACCGTGGACAAGCGAGCCTCTGATCATGGTGTTGAAATCGAACGTTCCGGGGTCGTCGAGCCCCAGGAAGATTGAGCGGGCGTAGTCCATGCTGCCCCATTCGGACAAGCTGCAGGCCAGAAGAAGATCCCCGGCGTGGCGGGGAACGCGATCCAGTCCGAGCTTAATGAACCGAGCATGGAGCTTTTTGAATTCTTCCATGGTTTTGACCTGGTGCGGTGGGGGGAGGCACGACAACGGCTCCCTCGGCCGATGTTCCGAAACATGGGATGCGGGGTTCTGTGATGGTGGTGGCGGGATGAACGGTTGGGTCTGATGAAGGGCTAAACCTCCTACCATTTTTAATCGTGAAATTGATGGATAGAGCGATTAACACAACGTGAGACCGATACTCCTCGATCTATCGTCACAGAGCAGTTGCCCGAGTTTTGTGCAATGAAGGAGCCGCAGACATAAACTGGTCATTCATCAACTCGGAAGAAGCTCTTCTAATTGATGGGCAAGTAAACAAGGCACACGATGGAGGACTTTGAAGCGGGAGAAGAAGCCACGCCAAGGGAGTGGGTCGTCATCTTCCCCGCGAGGGTGGAGGCTCGGCCATCCCCCGGCATTGACCATAAGGCAAAGAGCGGCGGGGAGTTGGCTCCTATTTTCTGAGGCTCTCGACGCTTCGAGTCGTTTGTAGAGGGGGAACTCCTCCAGGTGGTGAAAATGAAACCGGATAAGGTTGGGGACGGGAGACAGATTAAGGCCCCACCCATCCATGCATCGCCGGCCATCTCATTGGAGGATTGAGATCTTCAAGCTGATGTTTGTCGGATCCCCAGACCGATGATTGGGGTGCATAACCATCGTCCACCATCCAGTCGCCTTCCACAGTATCTCACCATTTTAGTCCCCTAATTCCATGCCCACGCATGCTACGTGCTAATATAATCCTACTAAATATTAtcacgattatatatatatatatatatatatatatatatatatatatatatatatatatatatatatatatatctgcttTACATTTCTTCTATTAAAACAgaatcaaacttttttttttcctcgatTATCATATCTGTTCACCGCCGGTCGCAATAAGATAACGAAAATTTGTTACTTCTGTCGCAGTTGAGGGACCCGGTGGAATTCGGAAAGTTCACCGAGGCATATCGAGATCGTCTTCCAAGTTGGGTTTCGGGTGTCGGGTCGAGTCTCGCAGCCCGGACGTCGAAGATCTGAATGCCCCCCGGTATCGCTACCGCTTCCCACTGAACCGtctccaaaataataataataataataataataataataataataataaaacgctGCAAAATCTTCCAACTTGCGTTAGCTTATTCTGACTTGCCGTGATCGGACCCTACTGCCGATGCGTCCGCAACATAATTAAGACCGATGTCGGAAGCAATCGGGCATCATTAGAGATCGTTCGACGCCGGCCTTATGAAGTCCGATATCCCTTCTGGCATCGTCATTTGGCGCTCCTCGGTCAGCAGGTGCGAGAAATCCCATTGCTTTGCGTCGTCGATGTATCCGTTCGACGAAATGACATAAAAAAGAAGACATGTACATGTCTGctgctttctcctcttcttctgttGGGCTCGTTCTGTTTTCGAGTCGGACGCATTTCTTATCTCCGCGGTCGCAGACGTGTTAACCGTACGTGGTTGCTTGCAGAGTAACAGAGAGCAGCAGCTTTGTAGGCGCATTTGGTCGAGCACCATCTCACCGCCTCGTGACTTGACGGTCTTTCTTTCATCTCCTAACGGATCGTTCTGACAAATCGATGGAAGCAAAAGCTGGAACACGGACTGGGCAAAACGATGGAAGCAAGTCATCCTCTTGTAGAATGACAGGTAAAAATAGAAGCAGAAGCTTCTTTGGCGCATTTGCTCGAGCACCTGGTGGTTTGATAGTTCGAAGCTCCGCCAAGTGGATCGTGCTTTGCTTTAGTTCAGGGAACGCCAATGTTGGCGAAGCTGCGGAAGGAGAGAAGGCAGAAGCAGAAGAGGACGAG encodes the following:
- the LOC103994573 gene encoding pentatricopeptide repeat-containing protein At1g31920 isoform X2, whose product is MVGGLALHQTQPFIPPPPSQNPASHVSEHRPREPLSCLPPPHQVKTMEEFKKLHARFIKLGLDRVPRHAGDLLLACSLSEWGSMDYARSIFLGLDDPGTFDFNTMIRGSLVHGDPQGALLFYPEMLRRDVEPDNFTFPLVLKACSQLSALAQGLQIHGHAAKHGFQCDVFVQNSLINMYGKCGEVERSCRAFEQMGSCRTVVSWSALTAAHTRMGLWGKCLEIFAMMTREGLRADESSMTSLIDMYISCGCLEKGIAIFEMMFEKNTWTYSVVISGLAMHGEGERALQVFSDMLHGGHEPDEAIYVGVLSACSHAGLLDEGLRCFDRMRLEHRIPPSPQHYGCVIDLMARAGKLREAYELMESMPAAQTEAAWRCLLSASKTHGELEVAESASRNLEELNARNSGDYINLSNMYAEAKRWSDAAMTRREMVDRGLVQAPGYSRVEVKGKMHTFVSNDKRHPQRRQVYEMAYQMEWQLRLEGYTPEEKRRMVGGAESQKLAIAFALLNTSQGSPIRIITNLRMGKECHTYTALVSTIFEREIMVRDRNRFHCFRRGVCTCGDHW
- the LOC103994573 gene encoding pentatricopeptide repeat-containing protein At1g31920 isoform X1, yielding MVGGLALHQTQPFIPPPPSQNPASHVSEHRPREPLSCLPPPHQVKTMEEFKKLHARFIKLGLDRVPRHAGDLLLACSLSEWGSMDYARSIFLGLDDPGTFDFNTMIRGSLVHGDPQGALLFYPEMLRRDVEPDNFTFPLVLKACSQLSALAQGLQIHGHAAKHGFQCDVFVQNSLINMYGKCGEVERSCRAFEQMGSCRTVVSWSALTAAHTRMGLWGKCLEIFAMMTREGLRADESSMVSALSSSKNLGAYGTGRSIHCSLLRRFTGLNVVVQTSLIDMYISCGCLEKGIAIFEMMFEKNTWTYSVVISGLAMHGEGERALQVFSDMLHGGHEPDEAIYVGVLSACSHAGLLDEGLRCFDRMRLEHRIPPSPQHYGCVIDLMARAGKLREAYELMESMPAAQTEAAWRCLLSASKTHGELEVAESASRNLEELNARNSGDYINLSNMYAEAKRWSDAAMTRREMVDRGLVQAPGYSRVEVKGKMHTFVSNDKRHPQRRQVYEMAYQMEWQLRLEGYTPEEKRRMVGGAESQKLAIAFALLNTSQGSPIRIITNLRMGKECHTYTALVSTIFEREIMVRDRNRFHCFRRGVCTCGDHW